The proteins below are encoded in one region of Triticum aestivum cultivar Chinese Spring chromosome 1B, IWGSC CS RefSeq v2.1, whole genome shotgun sequence:
- the LOC123084525 gene encoding aldo-keto reductase family 4 member C10: MARHFLLNTGARMPSVGLGTWQAEPGILGDAVYAAVKAGYRHIDCAREYHNEKEIGLALKKLFEDGVVKRKDLFITSKLWNDCHAPEDVPEALNESLNDLQLDYLDLYLIHCPFSVKKGTNHSPENYVTPDIPATWGAMEKLHDAGKALAIGVSNFSSKKLGDLLDVARVPPAVNQVECHPCWQQTKLHNFCQSTGVHLSAYSPLGSPGTSWMNGNVLEEPIIISIAEKLRKTPGQVALLWNIQMGHGVLPKSTNPERIKQNLDVYDWTFPADMLAKFSEIKQARLLRGNMMINPQSVYKTYEELWDGEI, from the exons aTGGCGAGGCACTTCCTGCTCAACACCGGAGCCAGGATGCCCTCGGTGGGGCTCGGCACCTGGCAGGCCGAACCTGGCATTCTCGGGGACGCCGTCTATGCCGCCGTCAAG GCCGGTTACCGGCACATCGATTGCGCCAGAGAATACCACAATGAGAAGGAG ATCGGTTTGGCGCTGAAAAAGCTATTTGAAGACGGGGTAGTGAAGCGTAAAGATCTGTTTATCACCTCTAAGCTATG GAATGACTGTCACGCTCCTGAAGATGTGCCAGAAGCACTAAATGAAAGCCTGAATGATTTACAGCTTGATTACTTGGATCTTTATCTT ATCCACTGCCCATTTAGTGTCAAGAAGGGAACAAACCACAGCCCTGAAAACTATGTTACACCTGACATCCCTGCTACTTGGGGGGCAATGGAAAAGTTACATGATGCTGGCAAAGCTCTCGCGATTGGTGTGAGTAACTTTTCATCAAAGAAGTTGGGTGACTTGCTTGATGTAGCTCGCGTACCTCCTGCTGTTAATCAGGTGGAATGTCATCCTTGTTGGCAGCAAACTAAGCTCCACAACTTTTGTCAGTCAACTGGCGTTCATCTTAGT GCTTACTCACCACTAGGTTCACCTGGTACTTCTTGGATGAATGGTAATGTCCTTGAAGAGCCAATAATCATCTCAATAGCTGAGAAACTCCGCAAGACACCTGGACAAGTCGCTCTGCTCTGGAACATTCAGATGGGCCACGGTGTACTACCAAAGAGTACAAATCCAGAAAGGATAAAGCAAAACCTTGATGTTTATGATTGGACATTTCCAGCTGACATGCTTGCAAAGTTCTCAGAGATTAAGCAG GCTAGGCTTCTGAGAGGCAACATGATGATTAATCCACAGAGCGTTTACAAGACCTACGAGGAGCTCTGGGACGGTGAAATTTAG